A stretch of DNA from Leptospira barantonii:
ATTTTTGTTATCGAAGAATGGGGAACGAACGAGCGTGGAGATCGTAAACAGGGCCATTCTCGGCAACGAAAGCGAGGCGATCGGTAAGGTTTTAATCATTCGCAAAAAGGCAGAGTGACCGGGTTTAAATCCCATATTTTCTAGTATTTCACTTGACATGCAGGTAAATACCTGCATAATCAAAATCACGAACGTAACGGATGGACGCTGACAATGTTTTCAAGGCACTGGGAGACCCGACGCGCAGAAAATTGCTCGATCTACTTTATGAGAAGAACGGGCAAACGTTGAATCAACTCTGCGAGCACTTGGACATGGCGAGGCAATCGACTACACAGCATCTCGGGATTCTCGAGGCGGCCAATCTTGTGAGTACGGTTTGGCGCGGACGGGAAAAATTGCATTTTATCAACCCGGTTCCGTTGCACGAGGTCTATGAGCGATGGGTACGGAAATTCGAACAACAACGACTCAGCCTGCTACACGACCTGAAGAAAGAGCTTGAAGGAGAGTAACCATGAGTAAAGAAAAGACGAGTTTCGTTTATGTGACCTACATTCGTTCGACGCCGGAAAAGGTGTTCGAAGCAATCATGAAACCGGAGATCGCACGACGTTATTGGGGTCATGAGAATGTCTCCGATTGGAAACCGGGATCGCATTGGGAGCACGTGAAAGACAACGCGGAACGTACGGTTCAGATCGTAGGAAAGGTGGTGGAAGTCATTCCACCTTCACGTTTGGTAATCACATGGGCAAGTCCTTCACAAGCATCCGATCCCGAAAGTTATAGCCGTGTTATATTCGACATAGACGTATATGAGGAAATGGTAAAGTTAACCGTAACCCACGACGAACTCGAAGCGGGAAGCGGAATGGCAAAGGGAATTCAACAGGGATGGCCGATCGTTCTTTCCAGTTTGAAGTCCTTGCTCGAAACGGGCGAGGGGATCGACGTTTTTGCTAAACCGAAGTTGGCTTCCAACGGGAATCGTTCATGAGCAAAATTTATACGGGCGGATGTGCGTGCGGTGCCATCCGTTATACGACCAAACACGCTCCTATTTTTCAGAATCATTGTCAGTGCCGTGATTGTCAGTTACGAAGCGGCACCGGACACGGTTCTTATCTGACCTTTCCTTCGAAGGACGAGATGTCGATCACCGGCGAGGCGACTCATTGGGAAGTCAAAGGCGATAGCGGCAACGTGAAGATTCATTCCTTTTGTCCCGTCTGCGGGACGCCCGTTTATCTTCGTTTTGTAGCGATGCCCGATTTGATTGCGATTCACGCGACTAGCTTGGACGACCCGAATCTTTTTTCTCCCCATGCGCTCACTTATAAAGTTCGCGGATTAGCATGGGATTCCATCGATCCTTCCTTGCAAGCCTTCGAAAAAATGCCAACGGGATAGAAGCGGTCGGGTAGGTCGCTTCGTTCAGGCGAAATTCTTTTCGATCGAAGCGTCCGATTCTTTTTTGTTTTCCGGATTGACCGGAAGGTCTATAAAGAAACGAGTATATTCGTTTTCTTTACTTTCGTAATATAATTCTCCGCCGTGATCTTTGATGATTCCGGTGCTGACGGAAAGGCCGAGTCCCGTTCCTTTTTCCACCTTCTTCGTGGTAAAAAACGGGCTGAAAATCTTTTTAGCCTCTTCGGGAGGAATTCCGATTCCTCGGTCCTCGACGATCATCTGAATCCAGATCCTTCCTTCCTTGTCGAATTGTTTTGCCGAAAGTTGAATGATCTTGTTCGAATCGAACTTGGGATATTTTTGATTGAGTGCGTCTCTTGCGTTGTTCAAAAGATTTAAAACGACTTGTTGAATCTGTTGAGGAACACATCGGATTGCGGGAAGAGAATCGGGCATATCCGATTCGATTTGAATCAAATCCTTCTTGAAGAGTTGTTCACAGAGAGAAACCGTTTTTTGAATGATCTCGCCGAAGTTGACGAGGGACAAAACAAGCTTCTCGTGTCTTGAGAGTTTTAAAAGATCCTTCGTAATTTTGCCGATTCTTTCCCCTTCGTCCAAAATGTTGCTCGCGTATTTGAGAATGGAGTCGTCTTTACTTTGTGCGAGAATCAACTGCGCAAAGTTGATCATGATCGTAAGCGGGTTATTGATTTCATGGGCCACACCCGTGGCAAGAAGACTGATGGCTTCGAGTTTTTGCGCTTGGAGCAATTGGGATTTCAGAGCTTCGTTTTCGCGTTCCGCTTCTTCGAGAAGGTTTCGTTCGTCGTATTCCTTCAAGGCTCTGTCCACGGAGAACATCAACTTGGTGATTTTATTTTTGGAAATATAATCGGTGGCGCCTTGTTTGAGAGCTTCAATGGCCGCTTCTTCTCCGAGCCAACCCGAAACAAAAAGAAACGGAACCTTCGGATGATATTTTTGCGCGAGGTGAAGCGCTTCCATTCCGTCGAAGGAAGGAAGTGAAAAATCGGAAAGGATGATATCTGGCTCGCTTGTTTTGAATTCCTGGACCAATTCTTCTTTGGTTTGAATTTGTTTATACGAAAAGTCCAAACCGCTCGCACTGATTTGACGGATCATCAGACCCAAATCGTTCGGGTTGTCCTCAATACAGATGATGTAAACTTTTCTCTGAATCATAGTATGCTTTTGTTCATTAGAATCCAATAAAATCCGATTTCGCTCGCAACGTCGCTGAACTTTCCGAACTCGAGAGGTTTGACCACATAGCTGTTCACTCCCAGTCTGTAACTCTCCACTATGTCTTTTTCCTCGGCGGAGGAGGTGAGAATGACCACGGGGAGCATCTTCGTTCTTTCTTCGCTTCTTACTTTTCGAAGGACTTCGATCCCGTCGACCTTCGGCATCTTTAGATCCAAAAGAATCAGAGAAGGAACGTGAGAAGGGTCCCGATCCGCATAACGTCCGGTTGCATAAAGATATTCTAATGCTTCTTCTCCGTCTCGAACGAGTTTGACCTGATTGCTGAGGTTGTGTTTTTTAAGACTTCGTAGTGTGAGTTCCGAATCCTGAGGATTGTCCTCCGCGTAAAGGATCGAAATCAGATTGTCTTCAAATTTATCCATGATTCTCGTGAACTCCCAGAGTAAAATAAAAACAAGCGCCCTCGTTCGGTTTACCTTCTCCCCAAACTCTACCATCGTGTTTTTCAATGACTCTTTTTACGATCGCAAGGCCGACTCCGGTTCCTTCGAATTGATCGGCGTGATGCAATCTTTGAAAGATGTTGAAAAGTTTGTGTTGGTATTTCATATCGAAACCGGCTCCGTTGTCCTTTACGAAGAATACGGTTTCTCCGTCGTTTTGATACGAACCGATCTCTACCTTCGGGGAATCTTTTTTATTGGAATATTTAAACGCGTTCGAAACGAGATTGAATAGAAGTTGTTTGAGAAGACCGGAATCGGCCTTCGTGTGCGGAAGATCACCCACGATCGTTTCCATCTTCGACTCCGGATAATAGTTCGTAACTTCTTCGAGAATTTTTTCGGCCATGGACTTCATATTCACGACTGAGAACGCGATTTCCCTTCTTCCCAAACGGGAATATTCGAGAAGGTCGTCTATGAGTTGGCCCATGTTTTCCGAATTCTGAATGACTATGTTGAGAATTCTTCTTCCTTCCTCTCCGAGATCGTTTCCGTGATCCTCCATTAGAATTTTAGAAAATCCTGATATACCTCGGATCGGCGCGCGAAGGTCGTGCGAAACGGAATACGAAAACGCTTCAAGATCCTTATTCGATCTTTCCAGTTGTTCGGAATGGGTTTTTAGATTTTTGTTCGATTCTTCCACGGCGTCTTCAGCCGCTCTTCTACGTTTGCTTTCTCTGTAGATAAGCCAGTTCTGAAGAATGATAAACGAAAGATTCAAAACGATTCCGGAAAAAACGAACGCGGTCGCGATCGTCAGATTCTGTTCCGATTTTTTTTTGCGGATCGAAAGAAGCGCGGCTTCTTCTTTTTTCATATCTCTCAGTATGGTTTTTATTTTTTCGGTGAGAGGAATTCCCTGAGGAGAACGAAAGGGCATCACATAACTTTGAATCGAGGTTCTTTGTCTTTTTACGACTTGGTTTTCCAGATAAAGAATCTTTTCGTCGATCAAAGGACGAACTGTGCTGATCTTTTGCTGTTGTTCCGCGTTGTCCTTGGTCAGGTTGTCGACTTTGTTCAGCCGTTCGTAGATTTCGTTTTTTGTTTCGTAAAAATTCTTTAGAAAATAAGGATCCGTAAAAAGGATATAACCCCGGATGATGGAATGCATTTCGCTGAACGCGGATAAGGTTTCTTCGAGGCTGATGACAACTTCCTGGGTATGAGTTTCCCATTCTTTCAGTTCCGCAGATTGTCGGAGTCCGTAAAACGAGGCTCCCGCGATAATCGCGTTTAAAGCGACAATAACGCTCAGTCCGAAGACGATGTTCTTTTCAATCGCACTTTTCAAAACAACCTCAAAAATCGAGATAACGTTTATCGTTTATAAACTTAAAAATAGCAAGAAAATCTTAGGATTCCCGCTCGGAAACGTGGCAATTATATTCCATTTTTTCCAAATCGGGCAAGAATTTATTTCAAAGCGGAAGGGAAGTCCTGCGTGTTTTTTTATTTTTCGAAGGAAAGGGCCATCATATCGCCTTGGTCCAAAAGTTTGACCGCGGGGTCCGCTACGTATTTTAGAGTTCTGTAAAGCGCGGAGGCGTTCTTTTTTGCGGTAAGTCCGCTTCCGTATGTGATGTGTTTTTTCTTTTTGAGTCCGAGAGACGCGCAGAGTTTTACGATTCCCGATAAGGAATAGTAGTATAAATGTTCGGGAACGTTCAGATATCTCCAGGACGGTCCTTGCAATTTTGCTAAAATTCCCCAGCGGCAGGTCGAAAGAATGATTCTTCCTCCGGGTTTCAGATGTGTATAAATCTTTTCTAATGTTTCTTTGGGTTTATGAAGATGTTCTATGGAAGCCCAGAGGGTGATCAGATCGAACTTCTCTTCCCGTTTCGGTTTCCATTCGAGAAAATCCAGTTGTTCCACTTTGAGATTCAGTTTTTCCTTCGCGAACTTCACGGGCGCTTCCGCGATGTCCATTCCGTACGAATCCCAACCTCTGCGTTGCATATAATCCACGAAATAACCGGCCGCACAACCCACGTCGAGACATCGTTTTTCGGAGGACAAGGATTCTTCCCAAACGTTGAAATCCAAATCCTTTAAGTTGAGTCCGAACACTCTGGAGATTTCGTTTCTGATTCCGTCCGAAAAATAGTTATCGTAACCCCGGTCGCTTCGTTTTAAAAAATATTCTTCCGAATAATAAGAAGCCACTTCTTCGGAAGAGGGCTGAGGACTTACTTGCACGAGCGCACAACGTTTGCATCGAACGATATGAAAGAGTTCGTTCTTATGATTGGATTTGGAAAAAAGAGGTTCGAACTCGAACGAACCGCAGGTGTTGCAGGGGATTCTTTCCATTCTATGATTCTTATCGGGCGGGGTCGCGATTCCTTTGATAGAAATTCTGCTTTACGAGGATCTTCTCGTTGAAACTCATGAAAGGACATGAACCGAAACGTAATTCTTACCATTCTATCCGCTTTTCTTCTTTTTTCATCCGCGCTTATCGCGGATTCTCAGGCGAATACGACGATTAAAATCAAGTCCGTGGGCGACATGGTGCCCGGAACGAATTTTCCGGAACCTTTGAACATTCAGGATCCAAGATCCTTTTTGTTCGGTAAGGTGGAGAATCATCTGAAAGGCGCTGACATTCTTTTCGGAAACTTTGAAAGTACTCTTACCAATTATCCGAACACTTCCAAGGATACTTCGAGAAGAATGATCTTCGCGTTTAGAACTCCTCCTTCTTATGCGAAGGTTTTGAAGGACGTAGGTTTCGATATTTTAAGCATTGCTAATAATCATTCCTTGGATTTTCACCAGCAGGGTTTCGACGATACTCAGAAAAATCTTTCCGACGCGGGGATTCGTTATACGGGTAAGAAGGGAATGATCACGTATATGAACGTGAAGAACGTTTCGATCGCGTGGATCGGATTCTCCCATTTGAAGTCGCATAACAACGTGAACGAAATCGAAGAGGGAGTTGAGCTCGTTAAGGAAGCGAAGAAAAAAGCCCAACTCGTTTTTA
This window harbors:
- a CDS encoding sensor histidine kinase; translated protein: MFEVVLKSAIEKNIVFGLSVIVALNAIIAGASFYGLRQSAELKEWETHTQEVVISLEETLSAFSEMHSIIRGYILFTDPYFLKNFYETKNEIYERLNKVDNLTKDNAEQQQKISTVRPLIDEKILYLENQVVKRQRTSIQSYVMPFRSPQGIPLTEKIKTILRDMKKEEAALLSIRKKKSEQNLTIATAFVFSGIVLNLSFIILQNWLIYRESKRRRAAEDAVEESNKNLKTHSEQLERSNKDLEAFSYSVSHDLRAPIRGISGFSKILMEDHGNDLGEEGRRILNIVIQNSENMGQLIDDLLEYSRLGRREIAFSVVNMKSMAEKILEEVTNYYPESKMETIVGDLPHTKADSGLLKQLLFNLVSNAFKYSNKKDSPKVEIGSYQNDGETVFFVKDNGAGFDMKYQHKLFNIFQRLHHADQFEGTGVGLAIVKRVIEKHDGRVWGEGKPNEGACFYFTLGVHENHG
- a CDS encoding response regulator, which encodes MDKFEDNLISILYAEDNPQDSELTLRSLKKHNLSNQVKLVRDGEEALEYLYATGRYADRDPSHVPSLILLDLKMPKVDGIEVLRKVRSEERTKMLPVVILTSSAEEKDIVESYRLGVNSYVVKPLEFGKFSDVASEIGFYWILMNKSIL
- a CDS encoding GFA family protein; the protein is MSKIYTGGCACGAIRYTTKHAPIFQNHCQCRDCQLRSGTGHGSYLTFPSKDEMSITGEATHWEVKGDSGNVKIHSFCPVCGTPVYLRFVAMPDLIAIHATSLDDPNLFSPHALTYKVRGLAWDSIDPSLQAFEKMPTG
- a CDS encoding SRPBCC family protein; this encodes MSKEKTSFVYVTYIRSTPEKVFEAIMKPEIARRYWGHENVSDWKPGSHWEHVKDNAERTVQIVGKVVEVIPPSRLVITWASPSQASDPESYSRVIFDIDVYEEMVKLTVTHDELEAGSGMAKGIQQGWPIVLSSLKSLLETGEGIDVFAKPKLASNGNRS
- a CDS encoding class I SAM-dependent methyltransferase, coding for MERIPCNTCGSFEFEPLFSKSNHKNELFHIVRCKRCALVQVSPQPSSEEVASYYSEEYFLKRSDRGYDNYFSDGIRNEISRVFGLNLKDLDFNVWEESLSSEKRCLDVGCAAGYFVDYMQRRGWDSYGMDIAEAPVKFAKEKLNLKVEQLDFLEWKPKREEKFDLITLWASIEHLHKPKETLEKIYTHLKPGGRIILSTCRWGILAKLQGPSWRYLNVPEHLYYYSLSGIVKLCASLGLKKKKHITYGSGLTAKKNASALYRTLKYVADPAVKLLDQGDMMALSFEK
- a CDS encoding ArsR/SmtB family transcription factor, which gives rise to MDADNVFKALGDPTRRKLLDLLYEKNGQTLNQLCEHLDMARQSTTQHLGILEAANLVSTVWRGREKLHFINPVPLHEVYERWVRKFEQQRLSLLHDLKKELEGE
- a CDS encoding CapA family protein, with the translated sequence MNRNVILTILSAFLLFSSALIADSQANTTIKIKSVGDMVPGTNFPEPLNIQDPRSFLFGKVENHLKGADILFGNFESTLTNYPNTSKDTSRRMIFAFRTPPSYAKVLKDVGFDILSIANNHSLDFHQQGFDDTQKNLSDAGIRYTGKKGMITYMNVKNVSIAWIGFSHLKSHNNVNEIEEGVELVKEAKKKAQLVFISFHGGAEGGPALHVKNQMERFYGEYRGNLVEFSHSLIDAGADLVIGHGPHLVRAMELYKGRLIAYSLGNFMGYRALSSKGMVGYSLVLETEVDSQGKFVKGKIIPLQLDSASIPEYDPEKKTIDLMKKLTREDFPGKGPKISEDGTILP
- a CDS encoding hybrid sensor histidine kinase/response regulator, whose translation is MIQRKVYIICIEDNPNDLGLMIRQISASGLDFSYKQIQTKEELVQEFKTSEPDIILSDFSLPSFDGMEALHLAQKYHPKVPFLFVSGWLGEEAAIEALKQGATDYISKNKITKLMFSVDRALKEYDERNLLEEAERENEALKSQLLQAQKLEAISLLATGVAHEINNPLTIMINFAQLILAQSKDDSILKYASNILDEGERIGKITKDLLKLSRHEKLVLSLVNFGEIIQKTVSLCEQLFKKDLIQIESDMPDSLPAIRCVPQQIQQVVLNLLNNARDALNQKYPKFDSNKIIQLSAKQFDKEGRIWIQMIVEDRGIGIPPEEAKKIFSPFFTTKKVEKGTGLGLSVSTGIIKDHGGELYYESKENEYTRFFIDLPVNPENKKESDASIEKNFA